The proteins below come from a single Canis aureus isolate CA01 chromosome 14, VMU_Caureus_v.1.0, whole genome shotgun sequence genomic window:
- the LOC144283305 gene encoding uncharacterized protein LOC144283305 isoform X1 — translation MPNNLRILLSSPQGQRHLSRCWVLSWLGWEVGIHSGCLALESDTPRLSTNQHKSVNCLPPICDKTSTEIKSFQNFVPDFIKSLTDTTRFPYVTRKRAQGKDGTLVKLRRKRSEWKAPEATRIHQAVY, via the exons ATGCCAAATAACCTCAGGATCTTGCTTTCTTCACCCCAGGGTCAACGCCATCTTAGCAGATGCTGGGTCCTTTCATGGCTGGGATGGGAAGTCGGGATCCACAGTG GATGTTTAGCTTTGGAAAGTGATACTCCAAGGCTGTCCACAAACCAGCACAAGTCTGTAAACTGTTTACCACCCATCTGTGACAAGACGAGTACTGAAATTAAGA GTTTTCAAAACTTTGTCCCAGACTTCATTAAATCACTCACGGACACCACAAG GTTCCCATATGTCACCAGGAAAAGAGCCCAAGGAAAGGACGGCACTCTTGTTAAGCTGAGGAGGAAGAGATCGGAGTGGAAGGCTCCTGAAGCCACTAGAATTCACCAGGCAGTGTACTAA
- the LOC144283305 gene encoding uncharacterized protein LOC144283305 isoform X2 yields MPNNLRILLSSPQGQRHLSRCWVLSWLGWEVGIHSGCLALESDTPRLSTNQHKSVNCLPPICDKTSTEIKSFQNFVPDFIKSLTDTTRVRFKFEFLDHVSGKWQEGGNKFLLPNNVSFGSGEAGLCL; encoded by the exons ATGCCAAATAACCTCAGGATCTTGCTTTCTTCACCCCAGGGTCAACGCCATCTTAGCAGATGCTGGGTCCTTTCATGGCTGGGATGGGAAGTCGGGATCCACAGTG GATGTTTAGCTTTGGAAAGTGATACTCCAAGGCTGTCCACAAACCAGCACAAGTCTGTAAACTGTTTACCACCCATCTGTGACAAGACGAGTACTGAAATTAAGA GTTTTCAAAACTTTGTCCCAGACTTCATTAAATCACTCACGGACACCACAAG GGTCCGGTTCAAGTTTGAGTTCCTGGACCACGTTTCTGGGAAGTGGCAAGAGGGTgggaataaatttctattgccCAACAATGTAAGTTTCGGCTCTGGGGAGGCTGGCTTATGCCTGTAG
- the LOC144283305 gene encoding uncharacterized protein LOC144283305 isoform X3 — protein sequence MPNNLRILLSSPQGQRHLSRCWVLSWLGWEVGIHSGCLALESDTPRLSTNQHKSVNCLPPICDKTSTEIKSFQNFVPDFIKSLTDTTR from the exons ATGCCAAATAACCTCAGGATCTTGCTTTCTTCACCCCAGGGTCAACGCCATCTTAGCAGATGCTGGGTCCTTTCATGGCTGGGATGGGAAGTCGGGATCCACAGTG GATGTTTAGCTTTGGAAAGTGATACTCCAAGGCTGTCCACAAACCAGCACAAGTCTGTAAACTGTTTACCACCCATCTGTGACAAGACGAGTACTGAAATTAAGA GTTTTCAAAACTTTGTCCCAGACTTCATTAAATCACTCACGGACACCACAAG